CACTATTACcccaattaaaaataataataataataaaaaaagaaaatttaaaagaCACTTTGCCAGTAGCAGCACAAACCTGTGCCATCTTAATGCCCAGAGCTGGATTACACAGTTCAGACTTCAGGTCAAATTTAACAGAAATTTCAACAGCAGGTTAAATTTAGTTTGTCTACGTGATGTGAAGACAAAGTTCTGCTTATGCCTCAACTGAAATAATTACTCTCTGTAATATTTTTCCATTATTAGTTCTTTTTCTACGGTTGCTTGTGGTTTTTCTGTTCGTCAATTTTCTGGTTagtcaacaaaataaaaaaaaaagcagcacaatGCATTCCTTTACAGGGAGTTTTCATCAAGAAAGTAGTAGATGTGCTCTCAGCTCCCTGGAGGAATGTACATGCATCCAGCACAGGCCATCTTTCACCGATGTTTGCTATGGACTCATAACAAGTCCTTTCACGCACTTACCTTAGCCTTCTCACTGGGCTCACTGTTTGTCCCGTATGATTGATTGTGCAACTCCTTGGAGACTACACACAGGAACTCAGCTTGGTCTTCGTTTCCGTAGTTGTAGGAGGAGCCGATGCTGACGAGCTAGAGAGATGAGAGCAGAGCAAAGACGAAGAATTAGAATTAGACTGATAAAAGGCAAAAATCTGGGTTACTCGTGGTGggaaaacacaaggagggaTACCTTATACTAATGTAAAACAGGTGGAAAACCAAACAGGGAGCACAGAGAGTCCTTAAATTTAAGCTGCCTCAGTTCTTAGTAAAACCCTAAAGCCTAACCCGGAGTTAGTTACATCACATTTAGCGCCTTTACTAGGTAGACAGCAATGTAGGACAGGCTTGGGAGTGACACAACAGATCCGTGGTCAGATTTAATCTCAATATGGCAAAGCTGCACAATTATATGGTGCACTGAGGGCAACAGGGTGTGCCATTTCAAATGTTAAAGCTAGCCATTTTGAAAAAGGCTACACTGAAAATCTGAGAGttgttataaaaaaatatttaaaaagaattcGTGATCTCAGGACCCGCAGACATGCCAGCACTGATTTCAACATAAAACATGGGAAAGCTCAAAGGAAACtaaagaaaatataatctgtGGTTCACAAATTAAGACtgtagaaattaaaaaaaaaacaaagaaaaggatGAACAGCAGATAGTTACTGACAGAATACGAGTGCAAGGGACGGATCACAGGAAGCAACATGCTGATTGAGGgtgaaaaaatgaataaataaatttaaaataaaaatcactggGGAATGGTGGACTGACAGGACCAGGCTTAGCATCTCCTACAAAGAGAAAACCGCAGACTCACTTCCATCCAACAATTCAGATCCATTTTAAAGCTCTTTGACACAAGATTTGACCCTTTCCCCATTGAGCGTTTCTATAATGCGAATGGCAAATGTTTGGAGTTTTCACTAATGCTGCAATCGTCacactgttgctgttgttggGCTGTACTCTCATTAAAGCAGACCTATTATGCTTTTCTTTTACTTCCATCTTAATAAACATATCAAGCTTCAACTACAAAGGCTCAAGCAAAGGCAACATTGTTAAAAGGGTCATATCAGGCTTAACCGAACCCCATCAAAACCTTCAGTTTGTgagaggcagccaatcagaagaaagctggcttAAAGGGAGGGTATAAGCAAACATAATGGGTTCACTttaatggtttgttttttggtctTGTTTTGTCTCAAGGGCTTACTCAACACTTGATAGTTGAAGTAGGCCAGTACAATTTGAACCAAATGAAAACCTCAACGAAACCACAGCACCTTGGTTTAAGCAAAAGAGCCTACAAATAAAACCTTTCTACAGCAGTCTTAAAAAACATGGCAATAATTTCTGCTCTTTCCCAGTCACATCAGtctaaacaaaaaccaaaaggaCACAAGGGGACAAATAAAGGAATGACCaagtgagatttaaaaaaaaaaccaaatacataaaaaataaaataaacaacaaaaagaagaaacggCTACTTCTGGATTTGATTTCGTGTTCATCCGCTTTTGCTGTTGAACATTAAGAGTGTGTACTGCAGGCTGCATGTATACAGTCTGTACCCAGGTGTGCATGTTCAGACATGCATCGCCTCATTAGCCCTGCTGCCACAGACTTGTTGTTGTTAGCGAGCTCGCCAACAttaacacagcaaaaaaaacaaagcacccCTCAAATAATCTCAACTAGTTATCTTGGATTCCACTTGGCACACAGCTCAGTGAACCATCAGTTAAACAACAAATTAGATTTATATAATTGGAGCGTGTCCTAGAAGACTCTCCTCGTCTGATGGTGGAGCTTTAAGCTTTGCATTgggagtgtttgtttttttggagttTCCCCATCTGACAGGTATAAGGAGATTAGTGGGTTTTCAGCTCTGATGGGAGAGCCAATGATCCCACATTGCAGAGAGATTCAGTCACACATTACACGGACTCCAAACACCCAAACATGCGGTTTCtctttgaagaaaaaaataaaaaatttcaaTATTCCATCTGGATTCCCTTGTAATGCTCGACAAAATCAGTTACAAAGAAGATTACCTAAACGGCAGATAAAAGCAACACTGCACTTCTAAACAACCAGTACTAGATTCCAGCGCCCACCTCCCTCAGTTCCTCCAAAAGTgactacatcaaagcaaaacaGATAAAGCTGCTGACATACTGAATACAGAACGACAAAAACTAAAgtaaagcaaaactaaacaaaacaagacaagacaaaaaaggacaaaaaacaaaaaggtgtcAGGGTCTCTTAGCCTCACTGGTGAGCAAGCAGTATACATGAAAACGGAAAATTATCAACTGAAAAATTAACCGATGGCTACGTGTCTACTTGGGACAAACAATGGCCAACGGGGTGTGTACGGACAACATGGGGATCATGCAGTGACCAGCCCGTGGACAGAGATTCGTGGGACACACCTCTCCGCTGTTGTTTGGCAAAGCAGACTCCTCTCCCTTCACCTCCCTTGACACAATCAGCAGAAACTCTGACTGGTGGGCCCGCCCGTAACCTATACTGACAAGCTGCAACAACCAATCAGAGCACAGAAGGGATGCCCGGATCATGTATGCGGACATTGAGAAAGATGTGATTtgctgtttggcttttttcttttctttttttttaatcatttatttatttatatatttttaaaccaTTTCCAATGTGGACAATTGCCCTTTCTGGGTCAACGTGAGCATAGCGGGGTGGGTGAAGCACATGGAAGGACGATTGTCGCTGGGACACTGTGGGAGATTTACCTGTTCAAACTTCCAGCCGTCAGACATGGTGGACACCATTTGAGTGAGCTCCTCCTCCTGGCACTGCAGCACCCGGTAAACATGCTTTACTGGAACCTGAGAGCAAGGATGAGCAcataatgtattcatttttttaaaaaggcggGCATTACAATTATTGAGAAATCCATTGAAACGTCACATAAATCCATGTACCTGTGATGTTTTGCAATCGCGTTCCCTGATCTTGTCCTTGATGAGCTTTATTAATGATGTGATGTTGTAGAATTCGGCTTCTTCTAAAACTCCTAAAACAAGAAATAAGGCAAAGGATCTCAGACAGACATTCTACTGGACAACAAACACTCCAAAGCATCCTTTGAAGCAAACCAGCAAAGGAAAATGTTTGTGCCTTAGCTCTACAACCAGCACATCTCAAAAagtgcaacttttactttgacagcAAATATTCAGTTTCCACTTTACTTTTTCCAAGCTTCACAACTGCTTGGCGACAAGTTTgccagtgtttgcagacaagtcagcaTCTTCCAAACTAGGAGCAGTCGAGGCAGTGTGCCATTATctaaagcaatcacaaggtttTCAGCATAgcacaaaatatttatttgcgATCAGCTACACCTAGTGAGTGCTGcaatgcaaaaacaaatatttgggAGACAAACAGGCAACGACTAATGAAGCTTTTGCAAGTTTACTAATTGAAACCTTATAAATCTTGTTATCCAAATGCTCTCTTTGGGTCATCTTCATGTGCTGAACATTGAGTGAGTTTGGGTTTTTACAAGAGGGGCAAAAGTGCACCACTGTAATCACTTTCTAAGGGAATTATTATCCCAAAATTAGCCTTACATATAGTAATTCCCATGGGGTGCTTTGCGTAATGATCATCACtattgtttaaaatatttggCACGAGTTTGATTAAATTGAAGCATTCCTTCATGTTCCACAGAGACATTACCTTCCTCTGCCAAGTCCCTGTTGAGCACCAGTTTGCCATGCCTTAAGTAGTTAAGCACTGGCCCGAAGTACGTGGGGTCTCTGTCT
Above is a genomic segment from Maylandia zebra isolate NMK-2024a linkage group LG8, Mzebra_GT3a, whole genome shotgun sequence containing:
- the kctd5b gene encoding BTB/POZ domain-containing protein KCTD5 isoform X2, which produces MNRGLEVCGCTSDISCEPHSQSRAEPRAEEARRGMAENSSETSGSVHRRCLGHSSAERNVSAGVGASKWIRLNVGGTYFLTTRQTLCRDPKSFLYRLSQADPELDSDKDETGAYLIDRDPTYFGPVLNYLRHGKLVLNRDLAEEGVLEEAEFYNITSLIKLIKDKIRERDCKTSQVPVKHVYRVLQCQEEELTQMVSTMSDGWKFEQLVSIGSSYNYGNEDQAEFLCVVSKELHNQSYGTNSEPSEKAKILQERGSRM
- the kctd5b gene encoding BTB/POZ domain-containing protein KCTD5 isoform X1 codes for the protein MNRGLEVCGCTSDISCEPHSQSRAEPRAEEARRGMAENSSETSGSVHRRCLGHSSAERNVSAGVGASKWIRLNVGGTYFLTTRQTLCRDPKSFLYRLSQADPELDSDKDETGAYLIDRDPTYFGPVLNYLRHGKLVLNRDLAEEGVLEEAEFYNITSLIKLIKDKIRERDCKTSQVPVKHVYRVLQCQEEELTQMVSTMSDGWKFEQLVSIGYGRAHQSEFLLIVSREVKGEESALPNNSGELVSIGSSYNYGNEDQAEFLCVVSKELHNQSYGTNSEPSEKAKILQERGSRM